A genomic window from Rhodococcus sp. KBS0724 includes:
- a CDS encoding AMP-binding protein codes for MSELLAERIAHRVRDNPSRIAVVSAREEISYADFWARVSRVASGLSSMNRVAVLPTSDVESLVVVAAAMRAGTSVVLLHRHLLETQLERVLELTVPGAVVAESKQHRRLRRQGFSGELVTAVDLECDGASNQASADSELLIGVTSGTTGEPKLFVRNQLSWARTLDRSDAVFDVGVGDRVSVPGVLDHTHFLYGALHALTRGALVDLRGAETAVKAGATHLYSVPTIAWDLVRSGIEPVECVREVISSAARWPRSGRRALQATLPRASLVHFYGASELSFVSFDRGLGDIDEFSAGELFDGVDAEIRDGLVYVRSDMLFDGYLTEMGVVNGPLDGWMTVGDRGRVEVRRLQLLGRESDMLIRAGLKMEPAAVEAALTALAGIAEAACIGVPDARMGEAPAVAIVVNDDALQTDAIWRHLRTTLPSPSMPVRILRVDRLPRTPRGKLDRAALAITLSDSER; via the coding sequence ATGAGTGAACTTCTCGCGGAGCGGATTGCTCACCGAGTTCGCGACAATCCGTCGAGGATTGCGGTTGTCTCCGCGCGCGAGGAGATCAGCTACGCCGACTTCTGGGCGAGGGTGTCCCGGGTTGCATCGGGACTGTCGTCGATGAACCGAGTGGCGGTACTGCCGACGTCGGATGTCGAATCCTTGGTGGTTGTCGCGGCAGCGATGCGCGCGGGTACCAGTGTGGTTCTGTTGCACCGACACCTTCTCGAGACTCAGCTCGAGCGGGTGCTCGAACTGACCGTTCCTGGAGCCGTTGTCGCGGAATCGAAGCAGCACAGGCGGTTACGTCGTCAGGGGTTCTCCGGTGAACTCGTTACCGCGGTCGACCTCGAATGTGACGGGGCGTCGAATCAGGCGTCGGCCGACTCTGAACTGCTGATCGGTGTCACGTCGGGCACTACCGGTGAGCCCAAGCTCTTCGTCCGAAACCAGTTGTCCTGGGCGCGAACTCTTGATCGGTCGGATGCGGTATTCGATGTCGGCGTCGGAGACAGAGTCTCGGTGCCGGGCGTCCTCGACCACACGCACTTTCTGTACGGAGCTCTCCACGCGCTCACTCGCGGTGCCCTCGTCGATCTCCGCGGCGCGGAAACGGCAGTGAAAGCCGGTGCAACCCATCTGTATTCGGTACCCACGATCGCCTGGGATCTCGTGCGATCAGGTATCGAGCCAGTCGAGTGTGTCCGTGAGGTGATCTCGTCAGCCGCTCGGTGGCCGCGCTCCGGACGCCGCGCGCTGCAGGCAACGTTGCCACGTGCGTCGTTGGTGCACTTCTACGGGGCATCGGAATTGAGTTTCGTGTCTTTTGATCGAGGACTTGGTGACATCGACGAGTTTTCGGCCGGCGAGTTGTTCGACGGAGTTGACGCCGAGATTCGGGACGGTCTTGTGTATGTGCGGAGCGACATGCTCTTCGACGGCTATCTGACCGAAATGGGAGTGGTAAACGGCCCGCTCGACGGTTGGATGACTGTCGGTGACCGAGGACGCGTGGAGGTCAGACGCCTGCAATTGCTCGGCCGGGAGAGCGACATGCTGATCCGTGCGGGCCTCAAAATGGAACCGGCCGCTGTCGAAGCGGCGTTGACTGCTCTGGCCGGTATTGCAGAGGCCGCGTGTATCGGCGTACCGGATGCACGAATGGGGGAGGCTCCAGCGGTCGCCATCGTTGTCAACGACGACGCATTGCAGACCGATGCGATCTGGCGGCATCTGCGAACTACCCTTCCCAGCCCGAGCATGCCGGTGCGGATTCTCCGGGTCGATCGGTTACCGCGCACGCCGCGGGGAAAGCTCGACCGTGCTGCTCTTGCGATTACCCTCTCGGATTCGGAAAGGTAG
- a CDS encoding thiolase family protein translates to MNSAPVLVAARRTPIGNAGHGFADLTTTDLAAPVLNEVHAVLRRSGIEAEVDDVILGNCMGPGGNPARIAALAAGLGFSIPGVTVDRQCGSGLDAVMHAALRVRSGNDTLILAGGVESASTAPWRFWPPVQGGEQTRYTRAPFAPQGFADPDMGCAADDLARLRGISRERQDAYATRSHTLAAATDFSAEIVPIGGVDTDQRIRRGMTEARLARLRPSFGADGTATAGNSCGVSDGSAVLAVTTESLAQGMPALRILGTAVAGSDPALPGLGPVPAISALCAKTGISVSDLGIVEITEAFSSVVLAVSDELGLDESIICPQGGAIAMGHPWGASGAVLLVRLASQILADDGPELGLAACAIGGGQGIAMLVERVS, encoded by the coding sequence ATGAATTCAGCTCCTGTTCTGGTGGCCGCGCGGCGAACCCCGATCGGTAATGCAGGCCATGGATTTGCCGACCTGACCACGACGGACCTTGCCGCTCCGGTATTGAACGAAGTGCATGCTGTGCTGCGGCGATCCGGTATCGAGGCCGAGGTGGACGACGTCATCCTCGGAAACTGCATGGGTCCCGGTGGCAATCCCGCTCGTATCGCGGCACTGGCAGCGGGGTTGGGTTTCTCGATCCCGGGCGTCACTGTTGACCGGCAATGCGGTTCGGGCCTCGATGCGGTCATGCACGCTGCGTTGCGGGTGCGTAGTGGGAACGACACACTGATCCTGGCCGGTGGCGTCGAATCCGCAAGCACCGCGCCGTGGCGCTTCTGGCCACCAGTTCAGGGCGGTGAGCAAACGCGGTACACCCGGGCACCGTTTGCTCCGCAGGGCTTTGCCGATCCCGATATGGGTTGTGCCGCAGATGATCTTGCGCGGTTGCGCGGTATCAGTCGTGAGCGGCAGGATGCGTACGCAACCCGTTCGCACACGCTCGCTGCTGCCACAGATTTCTCCGCCGAAATCGTGCCGATCGGCGGCGTCGACACCGACCAGCGGATTCGCCGCGGCATGACTGAGGCACGATTGGCGAGGCTCCGTCCAAGTTTTGGGGCTGACGGCACAGCCACGGCCGGAAACTCGTGTGGCGTCTCGGACGGCAGCGCAGTGCTGGCGGTGACGACGGAGTCTCTCGCACAGGGAATGCCGGCTCTGCGGATTCTCGGTACCGCTGTAGCGGGGTCCGATCCGGCATTGCCGGGACTTGGCCCCGTCCCTGCCATTTCGGCGCTGTGTGCAAAAACCGGAATCAGTGTCTCCGACCTGGGAATTGTCGAGATCACCGAGGCATTTTCCTCCGTTGTCCTTGCTGTTTCGGACGAACTCGGACTCGATGAATCCATCATCTGCCCGCAAGGGGGTGCCATCGCGATGGGCCACCCGTGGGGCGCATCGGGAGCCGTCCTCTTGGTGCGCTTGGCAAGTCAGATCCTGGCCGACGATGGACCGGAACTGGGACTCGCAGCCTGCGCAATCGGCGGCGGTCAGGGTATCGCGATGCTGGTCGAGCGTGTTTCGTGA
- a CDS encoding helix-turn-helix domain-containing protein encodes MKLQEVVDELAQVLERSVVINDAEYRPVAASAQGDDIDRIRAESLLRRSTPDAARRYLEGLSVDDLRYPTTVDLSGFDARERLAVPIRSDDRLYGVLWLITGGLPALTESDLAAVDVAVDSALPMLFSDSVSPDDSYGRERSDGYLMRLLSDDVAVRRQAFTEALGRHALVRGPDTVIRAVLVDGQENSIALNVFGRCLDRPRDSSVRFLGLCGDCLIFVSHAHDSAVLEEKIRTESADRVFTIRSIGSAAHQHDDDDLRVVADRAVTAAKTAAVLPEFGARADYSELGSWILLQAVGGDRSLLSSFSPAAYELWERSDAVQRQTVETYLDCGGHAQVACEQLHIHRTTLYYRLENMPESVRHALDDGLARSTLHVTLKLIRLWEATGRL; translated from the coding sequence ATGAAGCTTCAGGAAGTTGTCGACGAGCTTGCGCAGGTGCTGGAGCGTTCCGTGGTCATCAACGATGCGGAATATCGTCCAGTCGCCGCGAGCGCACAGGGAGACGATATCGATCGAATACGCGCGGAGAGTCTGCTACGAAGATCGACGCCGGACGCTGCCCGTCGCTATCTCGAGGGATTGAGCGTCGACGATCTTCGGTATCCGACTACGGTCGATCTCTCCGGATTCGATGCGCGGGAACGTCTTGCCGTACCAATCCGTAGCGATGATCGGCTGTACGGAGTGCTGTGGCTCATCACCGGTGGTCTGCCGGCCCTGACGGAGTCCGATCTTGCCGCCGTTGACGTTGCAGTGGACTCTGCTCTTCCAATGTTGTTCTCGGACAGCGTAAGTCCAGACGATTCGTACGGACGTGAACGCAGCGACGGCTACCTCATGCGTCTACTGTCCGACGATGTGGCAGTGCGGCGGCAAGCATTCACCGAAGCGCTCGGGCGTCACGCCCTGGTGCGAGGGCCGGATACCGTCATTCGTGCGGTGCTCGTCGACGGCCAGGAAAACTCGATCGCATTGAACGTTTTCGGGCGATGCCTCGACAGACCGCGGGATTCATCCGTCCGATTTCTCGGGCTGTGCGGTGACTGCCTGATCTTTGTGAGCCATGCACACGACAGTGCCGTGCTCGAGGAGAAGATCCGCACCGAATCTGCGGATCGGGTGTTCACCATTCGCAGCATCGGATCCGCCGCGCACCAGCACGACGACGATGATCTCCGAGTTGTTGCGGATCGGGCCGTGACGGCCGCGAAGACTGCCGCGGTTTTGCCGGAGTTCGGAGCGCGAGCTGACTATTCGGAGCTCGGCAGTTGGATTCTCCTGCAGGCAGTGGGCGGTGATCGATCATTGCTTTCCTCGTTTTCCCCTGCCGCTTACGAGCTGTGGGAACGCAGCGATGCCGTACAGCGGCAGACAGTCGAGACTTACCTCGATTGCGGCGGGCACGCCCAAGTTGCGTGCGAACAACTTCATATCCACCGCACCACGTTGTATTACCGACTCGAGAACATGCCGGAATCGGTGCGTCACGCGCTCGACGACGGTTTAGCGCGCAGTACGTTGCACGTCACTCTCAAGTTGATCCGACTGTGGGAAGCAACAGGACGCTTGTAG
- a CDS encoding alpha/beta fold hydrolase, whose translation MPYITTSDGTEIYYTEQGTGQPVLLSHGWPLSSDAWQVELKLLADAGYRAIAHDRRGHGRSSKTYTGNDMDTYARDLAELVETLDLKDLVVVGHSTGGGEVVRYAAQHGKGRVAKVITAGAVPPLMVRTEENPEGTPIEAFDGIRAGVLKDRSQFYKDLSEAFYGANREGAEVSQGAKDDFWRQGMLVNLAAAYDCVKAFSETDQTADLQAIDVPMLIAHGDDDQIVPIAAAAEKSVKLVKNATLKVYPGAPHGIYGAYQDALDQDILEFIKG comes from the coding sequence ATGCCGTACATCACCACCTCTGACGGAACCGAGATCTACTACACGGAGCAGGGCACCGGTCAACCCGTACTGCTGAGCCACGGGTGGCCACTGAGTTCCGACGCATGGCAAGTCGAGCTCAAGTTGTTGGCGGATGCCGGGTATCGGGCTATTGCACATGACCGTCGTGGACACGGCCGTTCGTCGAAGACGTACACCGGCAACGACATGGACACGTATGCACGTGACCTCGCTGAACTGGTCGAAACACTGGACCTGAAAGACCTTGTTGTCGTGGGTCATTCGACGGGCGGCGGTGAAGTTGTCCGGTACGCCGCCCAACACGGAAAAGGCCGGGTGGCAAAGGTGATCACTGCGGGCGCGGTCCCACCGCTCATGGTCCGAACCGAAGAGAATCCCGAAGGCACTCCCATCGAGGCGTTCGACGGAATCCGCGCTGGTGTACTCAAGGACAGGTCACAGTTCTACAAGGATCTGAGCGAGGCGTTCTACGGCGCCAATCGTGAGGGCGCGGAGGTCTCGCAGGGTGCGAAGGACGACTTCTGGCGACAGGGGATGTTGGTGAATCTTGCGGCAGCATACGACTGCGTCAAGGCGTTCTCCGAGACGGATCAGACCGCGGACCTCCAGGCGATCGATGTTCCGATGCTTATCGCGCACGGCGATGACGACCAGATCGTTCCGATCGCTGCGGCGGCCGAAAAGTCCGTCAAGCTGGTCAAGAACGCCACTCTCAAGGTGTACCCAGGAGCCCCGCACGGCATCTACGGCGCCTATCAGGATGCCCTGGACCAGGACATTCTCGAATTCATCAAGGGCTAG